A single genomic interval of Labrus mixtus chromosome 6, fLabMix1.1, whole genome shotgun sequence harbors:
- the si:ch211-195b21.5 gene encoding uncharacterized protein DDB_G0287625, with translation MYRPGKPPHGPPPYGPPPPLGPPFGIGGPCRLPPPGHLPPGPFSTPPPDFLHNRSPFITSHSSSYPVDRSTVIPSGGRQQIAEPMQVPQWNLPPVKHQPSDNSDRAGEEFLRCIAANKPLPNYLKGNMAYNLADAFKSAGILKQAVKSDPEFKKHVTKSKSRSRSRSRGRSRGRSRAKSRARSKSRAGSRSRGRSKSRVRGKSMGRSKSRVRSRSRSQSRSKKSHTRSKSHVRRSKSRSSSGEKSRGKDKKRKRSPSHSRCSSSMNSNLAGSSLLEGLKLVMNSKEMENRLPDFKDAIHTIKAPDDSKGSMPDDYRQQEHSQDNSASIDNDSMLLPHDRVGCDFSWLQTQSEEVPAVQKSVELEDEESFLYGNGEHDKPQRKDSHSQNRSMFSSLQMTSLNLASANLDSIECEKVKNILKSLGSTDISNFMGKMQGQKDEKQQLPTLSAADQTAAALALPALSNPDVRQALESLQSLIKATKEKRAKSDGSGTSQASFDKHKVGDVEDVKREKQAIMNKTESLMKQLEDLLKQDGLGFLTPVIGFYCQKCEEFIGDLNSAENHAAIHRNTTSSSKGQTERHARDSKERHSRYPNSSSNQHSHSSDKRDHRDHGYRRDTGEHRNPRDHQREWKDERGHRGQHNDEHKSHKAAQENISLQAEMRKERMLITVSRGQTPPPTIRVKEEVDKEKANGGKVKAEDKDGKGREKEKGVKDESSDSDTDKVKKRKRKSPKRVSESSDSSDSDKGKKTKTPKKKKKKDKKKKKDKRNKS, from the exons ATGTACCGTCCAGGTAAACCTCCACATGGTCCACCGCCGTACGGACCTCCACCTCCCCTCGGCCCTCCTTTCGGTATCGGTGGGCCCTGTAGACTTCCTCCTCCTGGACACTTGCCCCCTGGACCATTTTCGACACCACCACCGGACTTCCTCCACAACAGGTCACCTTTCATCACT TCCCATTCTAGCAGCTACCCTGTAGACCGTAGTACAGTGATTCCTTCGGGGGGCAGGCAGCAGATCGCAGAACCAATGCAGGTCCCACAGTGGAATCTCCCTCCTGTGAAACATCAACCCTCTGACAACAG TGATCGAGCTGGTGAGGAATTTTTGAGATGCATTGCAGCAAACAAGCCTCTCCCCAACTATCTCAAAGGGAACATGGCATACAACCTGGCAGATGCGTTCAAGTCAGCTGGCATCCTAAAACAAGCAGTCAAATCAGACCCTGAGTTCAAGAAGCATGTGACGAAGAGCAAAAGCCGTAGTCGAAGCCGCAGTCGTGGCAGAAGTCGTGGCCGATCTAGAGCCAAAAGCCGTGCTCGAAGTAAAAGCAGAGCAGGCAGCCGAAGTAGAGGAAGGAGCAAAAGTCGAGTTCGTGGGAAGAGTATGGGGAGAAGCAAAAGTAGGGTTCGCAGTAGGAGTAGGAGCCAGAGCAGGAGCAAAAAGAGTCATACACGGAGCAAGAGCCATGTCAGGAGGTCCAAGTCACGAAGTAGCAGTGGTGAAAAAAGTCGGGgaaaggacaaaaagagaaagaggagccCCAGTCACAGCCGCTGCAGCAGCAGTATGAACAGTAATCTGGCAGGAAGTAGTCTCCTAGAAGGACTGAAGCTGGTTATGAACAGCAAAGAAATGGAAAATCGGTTGCCTGACTTTAAAGATGCCATCCACACAATTAAG GCTCCAGATGACAGCAAAGGCAGTATGCCAGATGACTACAGACAGCAAGAGCACAGCCAAGACAATTCAGCATCGATCGATAACGACAGCATGCTCCTTCCCCATGACAGAGTAGGCTGTGACTTCTCTTGGCTCCAGACGCAAAGTGAAGAGGTCCCTGCAGTCCAGAAATCTGTTGAGCTTGAAGATGAAGAGTCTTTCTTGTATGGAAATGGCGAACATGACAAACCACAGAGAAAAGATAGTCACAGTCAGAACAGGTCTATGTTCAGTAGCCTTCAAATGACTTCCCTAAATTTAGCCTCAGCCAATCTGGACAGCATAGAATGTGAGAAGGTCAAAAACATATTGAAAAGTCTGGGTTCAACAGACATCAGTAATTTCATGGGAAAGATGCAGGGGCAGAAGGATGAGAAGCAGCAGCTTCCTACACTTTCAGCTGCAgaccaaacagcagcagctttagCGTTGCCAGCACTGAGTAACCCGGATGTTCGGCAAGCTCTGGAGTCTCTACAGTCACTGATCAAAG CAACAAAGGAGAAACGTGCAAAGAGTGATGGCAGTGGCACATCTCAAGCATCCTTTGATAAGCACAAG GTGGGAGATGTTGAGGAcgtgaagagagagaaacaagccATAATGAATAAAACGGAGTCCTTGATGAAACAACTTGAGGACTTGTTGAAACAGGATG GGTTGGGTTTTCTGACACCAGTAATTGGCTTTTACTGCCAAAAGTGTGAGGAGTTCATTGGAGATTTGAATAGTGCTGAAAACCATGCAGCCATCCACCGCAACACTACCTCTAGCAGT AAAGGCCAGACAGAACGGCATGCAAGAGACAGCAAGGAACGACACTCGCGCTATCCGAACAGCAGCAGTAACCAACACTCACACTCCTCAGACAAGAGAGATCACAGGGATCATGGTTACCGTAGAGATACAGGAGAGCACAGGAATCCCAGAGACCACCAGCGAGAGTGGAAGGATGAGAGAGGTCACCGGGGCCAACACAACGATGAGCACAAAAGCCACAAGGCTGCGCAGGAAAACATCTCCTTACAAGCGGagatgagaaaagagaggatgCTCATAACGGTGTCCCGGGGGCAGACTCCTCCTCCCACCATCCGGGTCAAGGAGGAGGTCGACAAGGAGAAAGCTAACGGAGGCAAAGTCAAAGCGGAAGACAAAGACGGTaaaggcagagaaaaagaaaaaggtgtaAAAGATGAAAGCAGCGACAGTGACActgacaaagtgaaaaaaagaaaaagaaaatcgcCTAAGAGGGTATCTGAGAGCAGTGATAGCAGTGACAGTGACAAggggaaaaagacaaagacacctaaaaagaaaaagaagaaggacaaaaagaagaagaaggataaGCGAAATAAGTCCTAA